The following proteins are encoded in a genomic region of Mahella australiensis 50-1 BON:
- the spoIIR gene encoding stage II sporulation protein R, whose amino-acid sequence MKVKKQLLAFIVLTIAAVAFLHAGYTPASADTPQLTSDNIIRFHVIANSDSPEDQALKLKVRDRILNEVHNRFDSANDINEQRKAIMDNMSYIEAIANDEIKRSGKDYTAKVYFGYYDFPTKVYGEMVFPAGTYEALRIVIGQGEGANWWCVMFPPLCFIDTDHGVAKEATEPSPESQPVRKPVDQATAKAQQPDKDDEDAQETEDVPSINFKFKIAEWWDEAWPSISNIFTVR is encoded by the coding sequence GTGAAAGTAAAAAAACAGTTATTGGCCTTTATTGTACTGACTATAGCAGCGGTGGCATTTTTGCATGCTGGCTATACGCCGGCATCGGCAGATACGCCGCAACTTACCAGTGACAATATAATAAGGTTTCATGTAATTGCTAATAGTGATTCGCCGGAGGATCAAGCGCTTAAGCTTAAAGTGCGTGATCGCATATTGAATGAAGTGCATAATAGATTTGACAGTGCAAACGATATAAATGAACAACGTAAGGCTATAATGGACAACATGTCCTATATAGAAGCCATAGCTAATGATGAAATAAAAAGATCCGGCAAAGATTATACTGCCAAGGTTTACTTTGGATACTATGATTTTCCAACTAAAGTTTACGGCGAAATGGTTTTTCCGGCCGGCACTTATGAGGCATTAAGGATCGTGATAGGACAAGGAGAAGGCGCCAATTGGTGGTGTGTCATGTTCCCGCCGCTTTGCTTTATAGATACCGATCATGGCGTGGCCAAGGAAGCTACAGAGCCATCCCCGGAGTCTCAGCCTGTGCGCAAACCGGTTGATCAGGCTACGGCTAAAGCTCAGCAACCTGATAAAGATGATGAGGATGCACAAGAAACAGAGGATGTACCGAGTATAAATTTTAAGTTTAAAATAGCTGAGTGGTGGGATGAGGCATGGCCCAGCATATCGAATATTTTTACCGTACGATGA
- the ispE gene encoding 4-(cytidine 5'-diphospho)-2-C-methyl-D-erythritol kinase: MIIIEKANAKINLFLDIIGRRQDGYHLLKMIMHSIPLYDTIEIDEADNGIILEGSSNCLPWDNTNLAYKAAEAFCRYFNVSYGARIYIDKRIPVAAGLAGGSSDAAAVLRGLNKLWGIKATVQELRDIALTLGADVPYCVEGGTVLAEGIGENLIPLKALPQGYLVLITPPIAISTSAAYKEWDGMDIKPHAAIEPILEAIERKDLRLISKCMFNTLEIVALKHYPIIDEIKNIMFQCGCLGTCMSGSGPSVFGIFDSRVSAVTAVDRLKTIVSGSEVFLLQLVGEREEIC; encoded by the coding sequence ATGATAATTATAGAAAAAGCAAATGCTAAGATAAATCTTTTCCTGGATATAATAGGCCGGCGCCAGGACGGATATCATCTTTTGAAGATGATAATGCATAGCATACCGCTTTATGATACAATAGAAATAGACGAGGCCGATAATGGTATAATATTGGAGGGCTCTAGCAATTGCTTGCCATGGGATAATACCAATCTGGCTTATAAAGCTGCCGAAGCGTTTTGCAGATATTTCAATGTATCATATGGGGCACGTATATACATTGACAAGCGCATACCTGTTGCTGCGGGACTGGCTGGCGGCAGCAGTGATGCAGCTGCCGTATTAAGGGGTTTGAACAAACTATGGGGTATAAAAGCGACGGTTCAGGAGCTTAGAGATATAGCTCTTACCTTGGGCGCTGACGTGCCTTACTGCGTTGAAGGCGGCACTGTATTGGCCGAAGGCATAGGCGAGAATCTTATCCCGTTAAAGGCTTTACCGCAGGGATATTTGGTTTTGATTACACCGCCTATTGCCATATCGACGTCGGCAGCATATAAAGAATGGGACGGAATGGATATTAAGCCTCATGCAGCTATAGAACCCATACTTGAAGCCATAGAGCGTAAGGACCTAAGGCTTATAAGCAAATGTATGTTCAACACTTTGGAAATAGTTGCGCTTAAGCATTATCCTATAATAGACGAGATAAAAAATATTATGTTTCAATGCGGGTGTTTAGGCACTTGTATGAGCGGTAGCGGTCCATCTGTTTTTGGTATATTTGATAGCCGTGTGAGTGCTGTAACGGCTGTTGATAGGCTTAAAACCATTGTTTCAGGCAGCGAAGTTTTTTTGTTACAGCTTGTGGGAGAAAGGGAGGAAATATGCTGA
- a CDS encoding uroporphyrinogen decarboxylase family protein produces MTSKERLLAVLNDQHPDRIPWAPLIDGYYTSSLAEQGIHEMNVVETLRYIGADVFERHVPVVREKTDASVKYSVRREGDKEIQTFETPVGSVYQVYQQGGNTSFRIKHFIENKDDVKTYKYVVQSRYYEPDYQPFIKEQDYIGDDGLATASGPLTPIQVLLQDIMGIEGFTYAVADYPDEMHDLMEAMHKSNLECYKVMAESPAEIIIVYEDTSTTVMSPRWFDMYCTDYLNQYADVLHKAGKIYISHMCGKLKGMRYQVANLTVDGVDSICPPTTGDTWAHEALEMWPGKVIIGGIEPPALKRMSVDQTKEYVLDILENIAPGDRFILSTGDATSYGTPIENLIAITELIKQYGNYPIKF; encoded by the coding sequence ATGACATCAAAAGAACGATTATTGGCAGTACTAAATGATCAACATCCGGACAGGATACCGTGGGCGCCATTGATAGATGGATATTATACATCATCACTTGCTGAACAGGGCATACATGAGATGAATGTGGTAGAGACGCTGCGTTATATAGGTGCTGATGTGTTTGAACGACATGTACCTGTAGTAAGGGAAAAAACGGATGCTAGTGTGAAGTATTCGGTAAGACGTGAAGGCGACAAGGAGATTCAGACCTTTGAAACGCCGGTTGGCAGCGTATATCAAGTATATCAGCAAGGTGGAAATACCAGCTTCAGAATAAAACATTTTATAGAAAATAAAGACGATGTAAAGACGTACAAGTATGTCGTTCAAAGCCGCTATTACGAGCCTGACTACCAGCCATTCATAAAAGAGCAGGATTATATAGGCGATGATGGTCTGGCAACCGCGTCAGGTCCACTAACGCCGATACAAGTATTGCTACAAGATATTATGGGTATAGAGGGCTTTACCTACGCTGTAGCCGATTATCCCGATGAGATGCATGACCTTATGGAGGCCATGCATAAGAGCAATCTGGAATGCTATAAGGTTATGGCTGAATCGCCGGCTGAGATTATAATCGTATATGAGGATACATCTACTACTGTAATGAGCCCAAGATGGTTTGATATGTACTGTACCGACTATCTGAATCAATACGCCGACGTATTGCATAAAGCTGGGAAGATTTATATATCACACATGTGCGGTAAATTAAAGGGAATGCGCTATCAGGTGGCTAATCTTACGGTAGATGGAGTCGACTCGATATGTCCGCCTACTACAGGCGATACATGGGCACATGAGGCCCTAGAGATGTGGCCGGGCAAGGTTATCATAGGCGGTATAGAGCCGCCGGCGTTGAAGCGCATGAGCGTTGATCAAACGAAAGAATACGTGCTGGACATACTTGAAAATATAGCTCCGGGCGATAGATTCATATTATCCACTGGTGATGCTACATCTTATGGTACGCCTATAGAAAACCTTATAGCTATAACCGAATTGATAAAACAATACGGTAATTATCCGATAAAATTTTAA
- a CDS encoding ADP-ribosylglycohydrolase family protein, producing the protein MNIPENYIERIYSGWLGKIIGVRHGANVEGWTYDRLQRTFGEISTYPYEFKNFAADDDTNGPVFFMRALEDYDRTDDITPREMGLTLLNYVPDGHGFFWWGGYGKSTEHTAYANLKGGIMAPRSGSIEQNGVSVAEQIGGQIFIDVWGFLNPGQPHRAADYARKMASVTHGGNGIYGGMFIAACVAQAFIDNDIEKIIQAGLSVIPADCEYNRMAGTIIEFYHSHPEDWRQCFKYVREHFGYHLYPGNCHIIPNSAVIVLSLLYGQGDFSRTINICNMCGWDTDCNVGNAGAIVGTMNGIDGIARSWIEPINDFLCCSSTIGSLNIWDIPALASYTANLGYKIAGERPPKTWCEILNAKDRYFHFEYPGSTHAFRTDSDEVSCKMILSNTSEAAHAGNRSIKITVPKAHAGNAVRVYYQTYYTPDDFDDSRYDPDFSSVLYPGQRIETYIKVPKDVDGIMASLYVKDRNSGKRYYGPKIMVEAEQWVRLSYDIPGMSDAVLSESGIEFMPGQRFIGRGEFPITIYLDDFRFMGKPCYSIDFSKERIERWKGLHEMVSQLTYLRGLWTLEDGQLSGSYCGGVAESYTGDVKWKDYRFEARIIPKLGEFHNVNFRVQGAMRSYAVGLAPNNTIALYKKSGEYNVLAQSEFDWINGHMYTIEIEVVGNEYTVSVDGRNLIEYKDETSPYMHGQIGFSNFGGSHTHYAGFAVEGI; encoded by the coding sequence ATGAACATACCTGAGAATTATATCGAGAGGATCTATTCCGGATGGCTGGGGAAAATTATAGGCGTTCGCCATGGAGCCAATGTGGAAGGTTGGACTTATGACCGCCTGCAGCGCACGTTTGGTGAGATAAGTACATATCCATATGAATTTAAAAATTTCGCTGCCGATGATGATACAAATGGACCAGTGTTCTTTATGCGAGCATTGGAGGATTACGATCGCACCGATGATATAACGCCCCGAGAAATGGGCCTTACCCTCCTGAATTATGTACCTGACGGTCACGGATTTTTTTGGTGGGGAGGATATGGCAAATCGACGGAGCACACAGCTTATGCAAACTTGAAGGGTGGGATTATGGCGCCGCGTTCCGGCTCTATAGAACAAAATGGTGTTTCTGTGGCTGAGCAGATAGGTGGACAGATATTTATAGATGTATGGGGTTTCTTGAATCCAGGTCAACCTCATAGAGCTGCCGATTATGCTAGAAAAATGGCTAGTGTTACGCACGGCGGCAACGGTATATACGGCGGTATGTTCATAGCGGCTTGTGTAGCTCAGGCGTTTATAGATAATGATATAGAAAAAATCATACAAGCTGGGTTGTCAGTTATACCCGCTGATTGCGAGTATAACCGTATGGCGGGAACCATTATAGAATTTTATCATTCTCATCCGGAAGATTGGCGACAGTGTTTTAAATATGTAAGGGAACACTTTGGATACCACCTTTATCCGGGCAACTGCCATATTATACCTAATTCTGCTGTAATAGTGCTATCCCTGCTATACGGACAAGGTGATTTCTCCAGGACTATAAACATATGCAACATGTGCGGCTGGGATACTGACTGCAATGTGGGTAATGCCGGTGCTATAGTAGGCACGATGAACGGCATAGATGGTATAGCTCGCTCATGGATAGAGCCTATAAACGATTTCCTGTGCTGTTCCAGCACCATAGGGTCCTTAAATATATGGGATATACCGGCGTTAGCCAGTTATACTGCTAATTTAGGATATAAGATAGCAGGCGAGCGGCCTCCGAAAACATGGTGTGAGATATTAAACGCTAAAGATAGATACTTTCATTTTGAGTATCCAGGTTCCACACATGCTTTCCGCACTGACAGCGATGAAGTATCTTGCAAAATGATACTCTCGAATACGAGTGAAGCGGCACATGCTGGTAATCGTTCCATTAAGATAACGGTACCCAAAGCTCACGCAGGCAATGCCGTACGTGTATACTACCAAACCTATTATACGCCTGATGATTTCGATGATAGCCGTTACGATCCGGATTTCTCATCGGTGCTGTATCCCGGTCAGAGAATAGAAACTTATATTAAAGTACCTAAGGATGTAGATGGTATAATGGCATCGCTGTATGTAAAAGACAGGAACTCGGGGAAACGTTATTATGGCCCCAAGATTATGGTTGAAGCCGAGCAATGGGTGCGCTTGTCTTATGATATACCCGGCATGTCTGATGCAGTTTTGTCAGAGTCGGGGATCGAATTTATGCCCGGACAACGCTTTATAGGCAGAGGAGAATTTCCAATAACAATTTATTTAGATGACTTTCGATTTATGGGTAAACCATGCTATAGCATAGATTTCTCCAAAGAACGAATAGAAAGATGGAAAGGTTTGCACGAGATGGTGAGCCAACTTACTTATCTAAGAGGATTATGGACTTTGGAGGACGGACAGTTAAGCGGCAGTTATTGCGGGGGAGTCGCTGAAAGCTATACCGGCGATGTCAAGTGGAAGGATTACCGCTTTGAAGCCAGGATTATACCAAAGTTAGGTGAATTTCATAATGTTAATTTTCGTGTGCAGGGGGCCATGCGCTCATATGCGGTGGGACTGGCGCCGAATAATACTATAGCGCTATATAAAAAGAGCGGCGAATATAATGTGCTGGCACAGTCCGAATTTGATTGGATAAATGGGCATATGTATACTATAGAGATAGAAGTTGTAGGTAATGAGTATACGGTATCAGTAGATGGGAGAAATCTTATAGAATATAAGGATGAAACTAGTCCATACATGCATGGCCAAATAGGATTTTCCAATTTTGGAGGCAGTCACACGCATTATGCCGGTTTTGCTGTAGAAGGAATATAA
- the dgoD gene encoding galactonate dehydratase: MKITKLESIFVKPRWHFLEVYTDEGIVGLGEPIVEGRARTVATAVKEMEPYLIGQDPLQIEKHWQVLYRGTFYRGGPVLVSAISGVEQALWDIAGKWFGVPVYQLLGGAVRERVRVYAHIAGNTPDECAESAKGKADAGFTALKTSFDTPVRAIDSLAFLEECEKKIAAIRNAIPKDVDVAIDCHGRFSPAMAVKLAKILEPYGIMFLEEPCLPENADAMVKIANSTSIPIASGERLFTRWGFREVIEKQAVSIVQPDLCHCGGIMEAKKIAAMAEVYYISVAPHNPLGPISLAAGLQLDANIPNFLCQEQVSTGEGYIKHPFEIKNGYIDIPKKPGLGIELDEEAIKGKLYDGGWDTPRWYYKDDGSFAEW, encoded by the coding sequence GTGAAAATTACAAAGTTAGAGAGTATATTTGTTAAACCGCGGTGGCATTTTTTAGAAGTTTATACCGATGAGGGCATTGTAGGCCTTGGAGAACCTATAGTTGAAGGTAGAGCCCGGACAGTAGCGACGGCCGTAAAAGAAATGGAGCCTTACCTGATAGGGCAGGATCCACTGCAGATAGAGAAACATTGGCAAGTATTGTATAGAGGAACATTTTATAGAGGCGGGCCGGTATTAGTTAGTGCTATAAGCGGTGTAGAACAAGCATTATGGGATATAGCCGGAAAGTGGTTCGGTGTACCGGTGTATCAATTGTTGGGAGGGGCAGTCCGGGAACGTGTCCGAGTATATGCCCATATAGCAGGTAATACGCCGGACGAATGCGCAGAATCTGCCAAGGGAAAGGCGGATGCCGGTTTTACGGCGTTGAAAACATCATTTGATACTCCGGTGAGAGCTATTGATTCCTTGGCATTCTTAGAGGAGTGTGAAAAAAAGATAGCAGCTATACGAAATGCGATACCTAAAGATGTGGATGTAGCCATCGATTGTCACGGTAGATTTAGTCCGGCTATGGCAGTAAAGCTGGCTAAAATATTGGAGCCGTATGGTATAATGTTTTTGGAAGAGCCTTGTCTGCCGGAAAATGCCGATGCAATGGTTAAAATAGCTAATTCAACGTCTATACCTATAGCTTCCGGAGAAAGACTTTTTACAAGGTGGGGATTTAGAGAAGTTATTGAGAAGCAAGCCGTTTCGATAGTACAACCCGATTTATGCCATTGCGGCGGCATAATGGAGGCAAAGAAAATAGCTGCTATGGCGGAAGTTTATTATATCTCGGTCGCGCCTCATAATCCGCTGGGGCCTATTTCGTTGGCGGCAGGCTTACAACTAGATGCTAATATTCCAAACTTTTTGTGTCAAGAACAAGTGTCGACAGGAGAAGGATATATAAAGCATCCGTTTGAAATCAAAAACGGTTATATCGATATACCTAAAAAGCCTGGCCTAGGGATAGAACTCGATGAAGAAGCTATAAAAGGTAAATTATATGATGGCGGATGGGATACTCCAAGGTGGTATTATAAAGACGACGGCTCTTTTGCCGAATGGTAG
- a CDS encoding ABC transporter substrate-binding protein, producing the protein MTGKKLLIILLAILVMSLTIVGCSSTPPATLGDEGANQQEQEQGSNDSGGAEQPKEVTILTWDKPDDTALPWQKQHYDEVIKAFREKYPWIKVEDKSLAPGTDYRQKYDQALLSGEEPTVAGCFPYVDIPTRARDGSIGDMTELVENWDLKNQGKVFNGYEQALQVDGKWYAVPRGAYLQYIVVNKKLVQEAGLDPANIPTTWDEFGKFAGQLTDPSKNRFGFGLMGMEWCAWPFTNFVWNAGGEMGVPNDDGTWKLTFAEQPGVDAIMFWHDLIWKYKATQKNVLENYTDLIAEFTQGRVVMEWGGVGGFSSDYVTKYGGDINDLDIAAVPAKEGCTNYHLSGGETWTISPKATEEQKQAAWIYIQYMGYDVDKLKSDAQVQAANNAPILTPSPRTDFNYLDYATNIPESWKQKIPEFSKTAKAEPWFPHWNDVKNALVKPIQQIILDKDITAQKAQQILQKCQDDLYSKYPDTFKK; encoded by the coding sequence ATGACAGGTAAAAAATTGTTAATCATATTGTTGGCAATATTGGTAATGAGTTTAACGATTGTAGGATGTAGCAGTACTCCGCCGGCTACATTAGGTGATGAAGGTGCTAATCAACAGGAGCAGGAACAAGGAAGCAATGATTCAGGGGGAGCTGAACAACCGAAAGAAGTTACGATTTTAACTTGGGATAAACCTGACGATACGGCTTTGCCATGGCAAAAACAGCATTACGATGAAGTAATAAAAGCATTTAGAGAAAAATATCCGTGGATAAAAGTGGAGGATAAGTCATTGGCTCCGGGAACAGATTACAGGCAAAAATATGACCAAGCTTTATTATCAGGCGAAGAACCAACAGTAGCTGGTTGTTTCCCATATGTGGATATTCCGACCAGGGCCAGAGACGGTTCTATAGGGGATATGACAGAGCTGGTAGAGAATTGGGATTTGAAAAATCAAGGCAAAGTGTTTAATGGATACGAACAGGCTCTTCAGGTCGATGGTAAATGGTATGCGGTGCCTAGGGGTGCATATTTACAGTATATAGTCGTAAACAAAAAACTCGTTCAGGAAGCCGGATTGGATCCAGCAAATATTCCGACTACATGGGATGAATTCGGTAAGTTTGCTGGTCAACTCACAGATCCGAGTAAAAATCGCTTCGGTTTTGGCTTGATGGGGATGGAATGGTGTGCATGGCCGTTTACAAACTTTGTTTGGAATGCCGGCGGCGAGATGGGCGTGCCCAACGATGATGGAACATGGAAATTGACTTTTGCCGAACAGCCGGGTGTGGACGCGATTATGTTTTGGCATGATCTCATATGGAAGTATAAAGCTACGCAGAAAAATGTTCTCGAGAATTATACCGACCTTATAGCGGAATTCACGCAAGGCCGCGTAGTTATGGAATGGGGGGGCGTAGGAGGATTTTCAAGCGACTATGTTACTAAGTATGGCGGCGATATTAATGACCTTGATATAGCTGCAGTACCTGCTAAAGAGGGGTGCACAAATTATCATCTCAGCGGCGGCGAAACATGGACTATAAGCCCGAAAGCTACAGAAGAGCAAAAACAAGCCGCATGGATCTATATACAATATATGGGCTATGATGTCGATAAACTTAAGAGCGATGCTCAAGTCCAAGCTGCCAATAATGCCCCTATATTAACGCCTTCTCCTAGGACGGATTTTAATTATTTGGATTATGCGACGAATATACCGGAGTCATGGAAGCAAAAAATACCTGAGTTTTCAAAGACGGCAAAGGCAGAACCATGGTTTCCGCACTGGAATGATGTTAAGAACGCCTTAGTAAAGCCTATACAACAGATTATATTGGATAAAGATATTACAGCTCAGAAGGCGCAACAGATATTGCAAAAGTGCCAGGATGATCTTTATTCTAAATATCCTGATACGTTTAAAAAGTAA
- a CDS encoding carbohydrate ABC transporter permease, which translates to MAKVNITPAHAKHQTRSLEQHNNIQGWLFLLPAIIAFGLFKYYPIIEGIFVSFFRFNIANPPGEFVGLQNYIRMFSDADLKTAALNTIEFTGISFLFGFWGPIVLAILMNEVRRFNAFFRTMYYIPAIAPGIAMLVLWKYIWNPDYGLANYLISLVGLPPQLWLNDPAQVKWVMFFPGLIIVGGTNYLIYLAAVQDTPIELFEAASIDGAGFFQKLWHILLPSIMPVVQIMALLQVIGAMQIFDQPMIMTGGGPAGASETISLYAFKTAYTGNDYGYAMAILVGLFIVLIILSYIQIRMQREED; encoded by the coding sequence ATGGCGAAAGTTAACATTACCCCTGCACACGCGAAGCATCAGACGAGATCTCTTGAACAGCATAATAATATACAAGGGTGGCTTTTTTTATTACCGGCTATCATTGCTTTTGGCTTATTTAAATATTATCCTATAATAGAAGGTATTTTTGTATCATTTTTTCGTTTTAATATAGCTAATCCGCCGGGAGAATTTGTGGGCTTGCAAAATTATATCAGAATGTTTTCGGATGCAGATTTGAAGACAGCGGCATTGAATACCATTGAATTTACAGGTATTTCATTTTTATTCGGCTTTTGGGGGCCTATAGTTTTAGCTATACTCATGAACGAGGTAAGGCGTTTCAATGCGTTTTTTAGGACTATGTATTATATACCGGCAATAGCGCCAGGTATTGCTATGTTGGTTTTGTGGAAATATATATGGAACCCTGATTACGGCTTGGCTAATTATCTAATATCTTTGGTCGGTTTACCGCCGCAGTTGTGGCTCAATGACCCTGCTCAGGTTAAGTGGGTTATGTTTTTTCCTGGCTTGATAATAGTCGGAGGAACCAATTATTTGATCTATTTAGCTGCCGTACAGGATACGCCTATCGAACTGTTTGAAGCGGCTTCCATTGACGGAGCGGGATTTTTTCAAAAGTTATGGCATATTTTGTTGCCCAGTATAATGCCTGTGGTCCAGATAATGGCATTATTACAGGTAATAGGCGCTATGCAAATATTTGATCAGCCTATGATAATGACAGGTGGAGGTCCGGCAGGTGCCAGTGAGACAATATCGCTGTATGCATTTAAGACAGCTTATACGGGCAACGATTATGGTTATGCTATGGCAATATTAGTAGGATTGTTTATAGTTCTTATAATATTGAGCTATATCCAAATTCGAATGCAACGTGAAGAAGATTAA
- a CDS encoding carbohydrate ABC transporter permease, with product MALITDSEIKVPKYKGAYAIIIAILSIGIPIQIFPFIWLLSSSLKGIRDIFELPPRLIPKEFHFENYTQVFKLIPLGHYFYNTFLIAALTIAIQVSISILAAFALSKLKPKGSKYILLFFLATMMIPNEATMIPTYLVMRRFPITGWNLINTPWAVVLPWSAWAWAILLLKGFFDGLPDELFDAAKIDGASTMQVLISVMLPLSTPIIAIVVLQTFLAVYQQFAFPLIMMPDSKAWTITVAIYNMESSGNFGWHLIMVLLVYATIPMLIVFLFAQKYLVQGIKLTGIKG from the coding sequence ATGGCGCTTATAACCGATAGCGAGATTAAAGTACCGAAGTATAAAGGCGCTTATGCCATTATCATAGCGATACTAAGCATTGGGATCCCGATTCAAATATTTCCATTTATTTGGCTTCTATCATCTTCATTAAAAGGTATAAGGGATATATTTGAACTTCCGCCTAGATTAATCCCCAAAGAATTCCACTTTGAGAACTATACGCAAGTATTTAAGCTTATTCCCCTTGGTCATTATTTTTACAATACATTTTTAATAGCAGCTTTAACAATTGCTATACAGGTTTCTATTAGCATTCTCGCGGCTTTTGCTCTATCAAAGCTAAAGCCTAAAGGAAGCAAATATATATTGTTGTTTTTCTTGGCTACTATGATGATACCAAACGAAGCGACTATGATACCTACTTATTTGGTAATGAGACGTTTTCCGATTACAGGTTGGAATCTTATAAATACCCCTTGGGCCGTTGTATTACCGTGGAGCGCCTGGGCATGGGCCATACTTCTTTTGAAAGGTTTTTTTGACGGCTTACCAGATGAACTCTTTGATGCGGCTAAAATTGACGGCGCATCAACTATGCAGGTATTGATTTCCGTAATGCTGCCGCTGTCTACACCTATTATAGCCATTGTGGTGCTTCAAACATTTTTAGCTGTTTATCAACAATTTGCTTTTCCATTAATAATGATGCCCGATTCCAAAGCATGGACCATAACTGTGGCGATATATAATATGGAGTCTAGCGGAAACTTCGGCTGGCATTTAATAATGGTATTGTTGGTATATGCGACCATACCGATGCTGATAGTATTTTTATTTGCACAAAAGTATCTGGTTCAGGGTATAAAATTGACAGGGATCAAAGGATGA
- a CDS encoding nucleotidyltransferase family protein, with the protein MLNAIILAGDNEDDHSALEGNKALMLIDDKPMIEYIIDALRAAPHVGKISVVGPAEELEPVIGDKVDYIIPQGSSMLENASRGIEVFASDEHVLILTSDIPMITPEAIEDFIKRSEDVKADFCYPIVNKEINEKRFPGVKRTYVKLKDGTFTGGNIIYISPAVFKRCKDFAEKLIEFRKEPIKTARLLGIGLLIKLVLGIGTIQQIEQRFGQILNITAKAIISDYPEIGNDVDKPNDIEMVMKYFAQGKSQPI; encoded by the coding sequence ATGCTGAATGCTATTATACTAGCCGGCGATAATGAAGACGACCACAGCGCTTTAGAAGGCAATAAAGCGCTAATGCTTATAGACGATAAGCCGATGATAGAGTATATAATCGATGCGTTGAGAGCAGCACCCCATGTCGGTAAGATATCGGTGGTAGGTCCTGCTGAAGAACTTGAACCGGTTATAGGTGATAAGGTGGATTATATAATACCACAAGGCTCTTCTATGCTAGAAAATGCCAGCAGAGGTATAGAGGTGTTCGCCTCGGATGAGCATGTGCTCATACTTACGTCTGATATACCTATGATAACGCCCGAGGCTATAGAGGACTTCATAAAGCGTAGTGAAGATGTAAAAGCAGATTTTTGTTATCCTATAGTTAATAAAGAAATAAATGAAAAACGATTTCCAGGCGTCAAGCGTACATATGTAAAGCTAAAAGATGGTACATTTACCGGAGGCAATATCATTTATATTTCTCCTGCGGTATTTAAAAGATGCAAGGACTTCGCCGAAAAATTGATAGAGTTTCGTAAAGAACCTATAAAAACAGCCAGGTTACTTGGCATCGGTTTGCTTATAAAATTGGTGCTGGGTATAGGTACTATTCAGCAAATCGAACAACGTTTCGGTCAGATATTGAATATAACAGCCAAGGCCATAATATCCGATTACCCTGAAATAGGAAACGATGTGGATAAGCCCAATGACATTGAAATGGTAATGAAATACTTTGCTCAAGGTAAGTCGCAACCAATATGA